One region of Mucilaginibacter sp. 14171R-50 genomic DNA includes:
- the rimP gene encoding ribosome assembly cofactor RimP, protein MNIEKRVTELVEEKIADMPNLFLVDVKMHPNGKLIVLVDGDNGIGIADCVAISRHVGFHLEEENVIDTPYNLEVSSPGIDAPLTLKRQYAKNTGRTLAIKMNDGAKREGVLKEVGDDFIVINETIKEKGKKAVIIESNIPTDNITETKVLISFK, encoded by the coding sequence ATGAATATTGAAAAAAGAGTAACTGAACTGGTGGAGGAGAAGATTGCCGACATGCCAAACCTGTTTTTGGTGGATGTTAAAATGCATCCGAATGGTAAGCTGATAGTACTGGTTGACGGAGACAACGGAATAGGGATTGCCGACTGTGTTGCCATAAGCAGGCATGTAGGCTTTCACCTGGAAGAAGAGAATGTAATTGATACGCCTTACAATCTTGAGGTTTCATCGCCGGGGATTGATGCGCCGCTAACATTAAAAAGGCAATATGCTAAAAACACAGGCCGCACGTTAGCTATAAAAATGAACGATGGTGCTAAACGCGAGGGCGTATTGAAGGAGGTTGGCGACGACTTTATAGTAATTAACGAAACAATAAAAGAAAAAGGGAAAAAGGCCGTAATTATTGAAAGCAATATCCCGACAGATAACATAACAGAAACAAAGGTTTTAATATCATTCAAGTAG
- a CDS encoding beta-N-acetylhexosaminidase — protein MKKLSLLVCSCLIGALAFAQQTNTSIAIIPEPVKITQHTGRYVLPKVLVVQSGTEAEMTPVLNLIKNKFSTATGKIIRVRPVAPAAAIKLVLNKTTDNVIGKEGYYLSARAKGITIRANTAAGLYYGVQTLLQLLPNQIEGKEIAKNVTWAVPVVDITDYPRFEWRGLMFDVSRHFFTKKEVMSYIDNMAKYKLNLFHWHLTDDEGWRIEIKSFPKLTTVGAFNVKREGEFGNFIPPKPDEPRNYGGFYTQDDIREVVQYAKDRFVNIMPEVDVPGHSLAAVASYPELSATAGADKYVVRSGEKIMDWSKPGHPALVDNTLNPAGEFTYQFLDKVMGEIAGLFPFAYIHVGGDECAKNFWEQSDQVKALMAKENLKTQEEVQSYFEKRLEKIVESKGKKFIGWDEILEGGIGPNAAVMSWRGIKGGIEAAKLGHEVVMSPTTFVYLDYMQSDRVMEPHVYATLRLSKTYEFDPVPAGVDAKLIKGGQANLWTEQVYNIRQAEYMTWPRAFALAESVWSPASKKNFNTFFTKVEKHFDRFNQAEIKYAPSVYDPDFKVGRNADSTLNVTLTTEVPGLDIYYSFDNSYPDRFYPKYTGVLTVPIDATQLKVITYRGKQPVGRMISMPISELKSRIR, from the coding sequence ATGAAAAAGTTATCCTTATTGGTATGCTCCTGCCTTATTGGCGCATTGGCGTTTGCCCAGCAAACCAACACAAGTATTGCCATTATCCCCGAGCCGGTTAAAATCACTCAACACACCGGGCGGTACGTGCTGCCAAAAGTGTTAGTGGTGCAATCAGGCACAGAGGCCGAAATGACCCCCGTGCTTAACCTTATTAAAAACAAGTTTTCTACGGCCACCGGCAAAATTATCAGGGTAAGACCTGTAGCGCCGGCCGCTGCTATTAAACTGGTACTTAACAAAACCACCGATAATGTTATAGGCAAAGAGGGCTATTACCTGTCGGCCAGGGCAAAAGGCATAACCATACGTGCCAATACTGCGGCGGGCCTATATTATGGTGTGCAAACCTTGCTTCAGTTGCTGCCTAACCAGATAGAGGGTAAAGAAATAGCAAAAAACGTAACGTGGGCGGTGCCTGTGGTTGATATAACTGATTACCCACGCTTTGAATGGAGAGGGTTGATGTTTGATGTATCACGCCACTTCTTTACCAAAAAAGAGGTAATGAGTTATATTGATAATATGGCCAAATACAAACTTAACCTGTTTCACTGGCATTTAACTGATGATGAAGGCTGGCGCATCGAGATAAAAAGCTTCCCTAAACTCACCACCGTTGGGGCATTTAATGTAAAGCGCGAGGGCGAGTTCGGCAACTTTATTCCGCCAAAACCTGACGAGCCTCGTAATTACGGCGGCTTTTATACCCAGGATGATATCCGCGAGGTGGTGCAATATGCAAAAGACCGCTTTGTAAACATTATGCCCGAAGTAGATGTACCCGGCCACAGCCTTGCAGCCGTAGCATCCTACCCGGAATTATCGGCGACAGCCGGCGCTGATAAATATGTAGTACGCTCGGGCGAGAAGATAATGGACTGGTCTAAACCCGGCCACCCGGCTTTGGTAGACAATACCTTAAACCCCGCCGGCGAATTTACCTACCAGTTTTTGGATAAAGTAATGGGCGAAATTGCCGGGCTGTTCCCATTTGCATACATCCACGTAGGAGGCGATGAGTGCGCTAAAAATTTCTGGGAGCAAAGCGACCAGGTGAAGGCCTTAATGGCAAAAGAAAACCTTAAAACGCAGGAAGAGGTACAAAGCTATTTTGAAAAACGCCTTGAAAAGATAGTAGAATCTAAAGGGAAAAAATTTATTGGATGGGATGAGATACTGGAAGGTGGTATTGGCCCTAACGCTGCGGTTATGAGCTGGCGTGGCATAAAAGGAGGTATCGAGGCCGCTAAACTTGGCCACGAAGTAGTGATGAGCCCAACTACGTTTGTTTACCTGGATTACATGCAGAGCGACCGTGTGATGGAGCCGCATGTTTATGCTACATTGCGCCTGAGCAAAACTTACGAATTTGACCCGGTACCTGCGGGGGTAGACGCCAAATTGATAAAAGGCGGGCAAGCCAACCTGTGGACCGAACAGGTTTACAATATTCGCCAGGCAGAGTATATGACGTGGCCCCGTGCTTTTGCGCTGGCCGAAAGCGTATGGTCGCCGGCATCTAAGAAAAACTTTAATACGTTTTTTACCAAGGTAGAAAAGCATTTCGACAGGTTTAACCAGGCCGAGATAAAATATGCCCCAAGCGTTTACGACCCTGATTTTAAGGTAGGCCGCAACGCCGACAGCACCCTAAACGTAACCTTAACCACCGAGGTACCGGGGCTTGACATTTATTACAGCTTTGATAATTCGTACCCGGACAGGTTTTATCCAAAATACACCGGCGTGCTTACAGTACCTATTGATGCTACACAATTAAAGGTAATTACCTACCGCGGCAAACAACCCGTTGGGCGTATGATATCGATGCCGATAAGCGAGTTGAAAAGCCGGATAAGATAA
- a CDS encoding prolyl oligopeptidase family serine peptidase, which produces MKKSLTLLFLCIGFGASAQKLEVLTVEKIMRDPKWMGVSPDNIRWSDDSKKIYFTWNPDRAERDELFCISPNNIKPQKVALAERRDMIPGDGKWNRARTLKVYEKNGDIYLLNVATGKSIQLTNTAAHEMNPTFSGDESSVIFTGDNNLYALTLNRGKLTQITNFVKKASDGKKPAKDDEQSRWLKTQQLELFDIIKANEKDRKLDSAERSLFKVSKLKEIIFGEKRLSGVQLSPDGRYVTYRLIQPAEGERNTIVPDYVTSSGYTEDIPNRTKVGSPQSTSESFIFDRQRDTVYSINTDDLPGIKDIPKYIKEYPKELEAYKKRNADRLVDIATPYWSPDSKYAVVDVEAKDNKDRWLMQLDAETGKLTLLDRQHDDAWIGGPGTSGFFSNGSMGWADNTHFYYQSEASGYSHVYMADMVSRHKKQLTSGKWEVQTLHLSNDKKTFYFTANIEHPGITHFYRIPVTGGVPVKITSMKGGNEVTLSPDEKWLAIHYSYSNKPWELYVQPNKTGAKAVQVTNSVTEEFKSYPWREPEVISFKNRNGKDIYARLYLPKKADPAKPAVIFVHGAGYLQNVHYWWSTYFREYMFNNMLADNGYTVMDIDYTASSGYGRDIRTGIYRHMGGADLTDQVDGVKLLVEKYGVNPKHVGMYGGSYGGFMTLMALFTQPDVFASGAAIRSVTDWAHYNHGYTSNILNEPFTDEKAYRQSSPIYFADGLKGNLLMLHGMVDQNVNFQDIVRLTQKLIELHKENWWLAPYPVEDHGFVQPSSWTDEYKRIYKLFEETLKGK; this is translated from the coding sequence ATGAAAAAGAGCCTTACCTTACTGTTCCTGTGCATTGGTTTTGGCGCTTCGGCGCAAAAACTTGAAGTGCTTACTGTTGAGAAAATAATGCGCGACCCAAAATGGATGGGCGTGTCGCCCGATAACATCCGCTGGAGCGACGACAGCAAAAAAATATACTTTACCTGGAACCCTGATAGGGCAGAGCGCGACGAATTGTTTTGCATAAGCCCAAACAACATAAAACCCCAAAAGGTAGCTTTGGCCGAACGCCGCGACATGATACCGGGCGATGGCAAATGGAATAGGGCACGCACCCTTAAAGTGTACGAAAAGAATGGCGATATATACTTGTTAAACGTGGCTACCGGTAAAAGCATACAATTAACCAATACCGCGGCGCACGAAATGAACCCCACTTTCAGCGGCGACGAATCAAGCGTTATTTTTACCGGCGACAACAACCTTTACGCTTTAACACTTAACCGGGGCAAGCTAACGCAGATCACAAATTTTGTAAAAAAAGCAAGCGACGGAAAAAAGCCCGCCAAAGACGATGAGCAATCGCGCTGGTTAAAAACACAGCAGTTAGAGCTGTTTGATATAATTAAGGCCAACGAGAAAGACCGCAAGCTTGATTCGGCGGAGCGTAGTTTGTTTAAGGTATCCAAATTAAAAGAAATAATATTTGGGGAAAAGCGCTTAAGCGGGGTGCAGCTAAGTCCGGATGGCAGGTATGTTACTTACCGCCTCATTCAGCCGGCCGAGGGTGAAAGGAACACCATTGTGCCCGATTATGTTACCTCATCGGGCTACACCGAGGATATTCCTAACCGTACCAAGGTAGGTAGTCCGCAATCAACTTCCGAAAGCTTTATTTTTGACAGGCAGCGCGATACGGTCTACAGCATCAATACCGATGATCTGCCAGGTATAAAGGATATACCCAAGTACATAAAAGAGTACCCTAAAGAACTAGAGGCGTATAAAAAGCGCAACGCTGATCGCCTGGTTGACATTGCCACTCCATACTGGAGTCCCGACAGCAAATACGCCGTTGTGGACGTAGAAGCGAAGGACAATAAAGACCGCTGGCTGATGCAGCTTGACGCCGAAACCGGTAAATTAACGCTGCTTGACCGCCAGCACGACGATGCCTGGATAGGTGGCCCCGGCACAAGCGGTTTTTTTTCAAATGGCAGTATGGGCTGGGCGGATAACACTCATTTCTACTACCAGAGCGAGGCCAGTGGTTACTCGCACGTATATATGGCAGATATGGTTAGCCGCCACAAAAAGCAGCTTACCTCGGGCAAGTGGGAGGTACAAACCCTGCACTTATCCAATGATAAAAAAACCTTTTATTTTACCGCCAATATCGAGCATCCCGGTATAACGCATTTTTACCGCATACCTGTAACGGGCGGCGTGCCGGTTAAAATAACAAGCATGAAAGGGGGCAACGAAGTAACGCTTTCGCCCGATGAAAAATGGCTGGCTATCCACTACTCCTATTCAAACAAACCATGGGAATTGTATGTGCAGCCCAACAAAACGGGGGCGAAGGCCGTACAAGTAACCAACTCTGTTACCGAGGAATTTAAATCGTATCCATGGCGTGAGCCGGAGGTGATCAGCTTTAAAAACCGTAACGGGAAAGATATTTACGCACGGCTGTATCTGCCGAAAAAGGCCGACCCTGCAAAACCTGCCGTAATATTTGTACACGGTGCGGGCTACCTGCAAAACGTGCATTACTGGTGGAGCACCTATTTCCGCGAGTATATGTTCAACAATATGCTGGCAGATAACGGATACACGGTAATGGATATCGATTATACCGCAAGCTCTGGCTATGGGCGCGACATCCGCACCGGAATATACCGCCACATGGGCGGCGCCGACCTTACCGACCAGGTAGATGGCGTAAAGTTATTAGTAGAAAAATATGGTGTTAACCCAAAACATGTTGGCATGTACGGCGGTTCGTACGGTGGCTTTATGACCCTGATGGCATTGTTTACCCAGCCTGATGTTTTTGCCTCGGGCGCAGCTATACGCTCGGTTACCGATTGGGCGCATTACAACCATGGCTATACTTCAAACATCTTAAACGAGCCCTTTACCGACGAGAAAGCATATCGCCAAAGCTCGCCTATTTATTTCGCCGATGGCCTAAAGGGCAACCTGCTGATGCTGCATGGCATGGTGGACCAGAATGTAAACTTTCAGGATATTGTGCGCCTTACCCAAAAGCTGATAGAGTTGCATAAAGAAAACTGGTGGCTTGCGCCTTACCCGGTAGAGGACCACGGCTTTGTGCAACCCAGCAGCTGGACGGATGAGTATAAAAGAATATATAAATTGTTTGAGGAAACGCTGAAAGGGAAGTAA
- a CDS encoding Gfo/Idh/MocA family protein, with protein MSTDRRKFLKHLGTSVLLTSASLTSLAAKEENEVRILRAQKRVSPNDRIRIATIGMGIMGFNDTKAALTVPGVELVGVCDLYKGRLARAKEVYGNDLFTTMDHREILERKDIDAVIIATSDNWHSQIAIDAMHKGKAVYSEKPMVHLISQGLEEIRVQKETGRVFQVGSQRVSSIAYRKAKEMYEAGAIGKINSIEASFNRQSALGAWQYTIPSDGNIQNVDWARYQANASVKHDFDPNRFFRWRNYREYGTGVAGDLFVHLLSGIHFITGSKGPERIYSIGDLAYWKDGRNVPDVMSAVIHYGETKEHPAFQVTLRVNFISGEGDHGTTKIVGSEGVIDLGGEGESFTIRKNKMPVAPGIGGWDSLFTYTEAQQKALMDAYNKRYSQADQQTPSIPDITYRAPDDYNASNDHFANFMESVRTGKPVVEDAVFGFRAAAPCLACNDSYFQNKVIHWDAENMKIVG; from the coding sequence ATGTCAACCGACCGCAGAAAGTTTTTGAAGCACCTGGGCACATCAGTTTTACTGACATCGGCATCGCTCACCAGCCTGGCAGCTAAAGAAGAAAATGAAGTAAGAATATTGCGCGCGCAAAAGCGCGTATCGCCAAACGACAGGATACGAATAGCTACTATTGGTATGGGTATCATGGGTTTTAACGATACCAAAGCCGCGCTGACAGTTCCGGGTGTTGAGCTGGTTGGCGTTTGCGACCTTTATAAAGGGCGCCTGGCGCGTGCCAAAGAAGTGTACGGTAACGACTTGTTTACTACCATGGACCACCGCGAGATACTGGAACGAAAAGATATTGACGCGGTGATAATTGCGACCAGCGATAACTGGCACAGCCAGATAGCTATCGACGCGATGCATAAAGGCAAAGCGGTTTACAGCGAAAAGCCAATGGTACATTTAATTAGCCAGGGTTTAGAGGAGATACGGGTGCAAAAAGAAACCGGGAGGGTTTTCCAGGTTGGGAGCCAAAGGGTAAGCAGCATTGCCTATCGCAAAGCAAAAGAGATGTACGAGGCGGGCGCCATAGGCAAGATCAACTCTATCGAAGCATCGTTTAACCGCCAAAGCGCGTTAGGGGCATGGCAATACACCATACCGAGCGATGGTAACATACAAAATGTAGATTGGGCGCGATACCAGGCAAATGCAAGCGTTAAGCACGATTTTGACCCGAACCGGTTTTTCCGCTGGAGAAACTACCGCGAATATGGCACAGGTGTTGCCGGCGACCTTTTTGTTCACCTGTTGAGCGGCATTCACTTTATTACGGGCTCGAAAGGTCCGGAGCGTATCTATTCGATAGGCGACCTGGCTTATTGGAAAGACGGGCGCAATGTGCCCGATGTAATGAGTGCGGTTATTCATTATGGCGAAACTAAAGAGCATCCCGCCTTCCAGGTTACCTTACGTGTAAACTTTATCAGTGGCGAGGGCGATCACGGCACTACCAAAATAGTAGGATCTGAAGGCGTGATAGACTTGGGAGGGGAAGGCGAAAGCTTTACCATCCGCAAAAACAAAATGCCCGTAGCCCCCGGTATTGGCGGGTGGGATTCGTTATTTACCTATACCGAAGCACAGCAAAAGGCATTGATGGATGCTTACAATAAACGCTACTCGCAGGCCGACCAGCAAACACCGTCCATTCCGGATATAACCTATCGTGCGCCGGACGACTACAATGCCTCGAACGACCACTTTGCCAACTTTATGGAATCGGTACGTACAGGTAAGCCGGTTGTTGAAGATGCCGTATTTGGTTTCAGGGCTGCTGCCCCATGCCTGGCTTGCAACGACAGCTATTTTCAAAACAAGGTCATCCATTGGGATGCGGAGAATATGAAAATAGTGGGATAG
- the infB gene encoding translation initiation factor IF-2 has product MSEDKSIKLIKAVKELNIGMGTIVDFLASKGYKVEKQPMAKLDNDMYTTLLKEFAVDKIIKEEAKQIKIGNIRKEEGVQTPERPAEQPRRSRDFENEEILIKNTGHFTSPQAEKPKPAEPVQAKAEERNDALPGVKVIGKIDLNNLNAKPPVEEKAAPVAETPKAAEPVAEKPAPVAEAPKAEPVAEKPAPVAEAPKAEPVAESPAPVAETPKAAPVAENATPASDASAVEGDTTAESDDEVIRASAERLSGPKIIGKITLPVNQPKRGGPVASSSNAAGNAADQKRKRKRKDQQGGNAGQQAPPSGTINPNRPDFRNRPAGPPGGGNRPDFRGGRNAPIGGPKEEPTEKDIQDQIKATLARLSGAGKSGKFAQRAKFRRQKRDDVAATAEELAMEQDAMSKVIKVTEFVTANELALMMDVSVTQIISTCMSLGMFVSINQRLDAETLSIVAEEFGYQVEFVKPQDEEANLDQPDDPADLVPRAPIVTIMGHVDHGKTSLLDFIRKTNVIGGEAGGITQHIGAYEVTLPDNKGKITFLDTPGHEAFTAMRARGAQVTDIVIIVIAADDSVMPQTKEAINHAQAAGAPIIFAFNKMDRPGANADKIREQLSTMNILVEEWGGKYQTQEISAKTGLNVDLLLEKVLLEAELLELKANPNKRAVGTVIEAALDKGRGIVTTILVQAGRLKVGDPILAGCYSGRVKALTNERGQRVESAGPSTPVQVLGMQGAPTAGDKFNVLDTEPEAREIANKRLQLQREQGLRTQKHITLDEIGRRLAVGNFKELNIIVKGDVDGSIEALSDSLLKLSTEQIQVNIISKAVGQISESDVLLASASDAIIIGFQVRPSGSARKLAEAEQIDIRLYSIIYDAINEIKAAMEGMLAPTFEEKIVANVEIRETFKISKVGTIAGCMVLDGKINRNSKIRIIRDGVVIHTGELASLKRFKDDVKEVATGYECGLNIANYNNIEVGDIVEAYENVEVKRKL; this is encoded by the coding sequence ATGTCAGAAGACAAATCCATAAAATTAATAAAAGCAGTAAAAGAACTGAACATTGGTATGGGTACCATTGTCGATTTCTTAGCTTCCAAAGGTTACAAGGTTGAAAAGCAACCCATGGCTAAGCTGGATAACGATATGTACACTACTTTGTTGAAGGAGTTTGCTGTTGATAAAATTATTAAGGAGGAGGCCAAACAGATCAAGATTGGCAACATCCGCAAGGAAGAAGGTGTTCAAACACCAGAGCGCCCTGCAGAGCAGCCACGTCGTTCCCGGGATTTTGAGAACGAAGAGATATTGATAAAAAACACCGGCCATTTTACTTCGCCTCAGGCTGAAAAGCCTAAACCCGCCGAGCCTGTACAGGCGAAGGCTGAAGAGCGCAACGATGCGTTGCCTGGTGTAAAGGTAATTGGTAAAATAGACCTTAATAACCTTAATGCAAAACCGCCGGTTGAAGAGAAAGCCGCACCAGTTGCCGAAACTCCGAAGGCGGCTGAACCCGTTGCAGAGAAGCCTGCTCCTGTTGCCGAAGCGCCAAAAGCTGAACCTGTAGCAGAGAAGCCTGCTCCTGTAGCCGAAGCGCCAAAAGCCGAGCCAGTAGCAGAGAGCCCTGCACCCGTTGCCGAAACACCCAAAGCCGCGCCGGTTGCTGAAAATGCCACTCCGGCATCAGACGCATCCGCAGTTGAAGGAGATACAACCGCCGAAAGCGACGACGAAGTTATACGCGCAAGCGCTGAGCGGTTAAGCGGGCCAAAAATTATTGGCAAAATAACTTTACCGGTAAACCAGCCAAAACGCGGCGGGCCGGTAGCGTCTTCATCAAATGCTGCAGGCAACGCTGCAGATCAAAAACGCAAACGCAAGCGCAAAGACCAGCAGGGCGGCAACGCCGGCCAGCAGGCACCGCCAAGCGGTACTATAAATCCTAACCGCCCTGATTTCAGGAACAGGCCGGCAGGCCCTCCGGGTGGTGGTAACCGCCCTGATTTTAGGGGAGGCAGAAATGCGCCTATAGGGGGCCCTAAAGAAGAACCTACAGAAAAAGATATACAAGACCAGATAAAGGCTACACTGGCACGCTTAAGCGGGGCAGGTAAGTCGGGTAAGTTTGCACAGCGCGCTAAGTTCCGCCGTCAAAAACGTGATGACGTTGCCGCAACTGCTGAAGAACTTGCAATGGAGCAGGACGCAATGTCTAAAGTGATCAAGGTTACTGAGTTTGTTACGGCAAACGAACTGGCTTTGATGATGGATGTATCTGTAACCCAGATCATCTCGACATGTATGAGTCTCGGTATGTTTGTATCGATAAACCAGCGTCTGGATGCCGAAACCCTTAGCATTGTTGCCGAGGAGTTTGGATACCAGGTTGAGTTTGTGAAACCACAAGACGAAGAAGCCAACCTTGATCAGCCTGATGATCCTGCAGATCTGGTGCCGCGTGCGCCGATTGTGACCATCATGGGCCACGTTGACCATGGTAAAACATCGTTACTGGATTTTATACGCAAAACAAATGTAATTGGCGGCGAGGCGGGTGGCATAACCCAGCACATCGGTGCATATGAGGTTACCTTGCCGGATAATAAAGGTAAGATCACCTTCCTGGATACGCCGGGTCACGAAGCGTTTACCGCTATGCGTGCAAGGGGTGCACAGGTAACAGATATTGTTATTATTGTTATTGCCGCTGATGATAGCGTGATGCCTCAAACAAAAGAGGCCATTAACCATGCACAAGCTGCAGGCGCACCAATTATATTCGCGTTTAACAAAATGGACAGGCCGGGTGCTAATGCTGATAAGATACGCGAGCAGTTATCAACCATGAACATTTTGGTTGAAGAGTGGGGCGGTAAATATCAAACCCAGGAAATATCGGCCAAGACCGGATTAAACGTTGATCTGCTGTTAGAAAAAGTATTGTTAGAAGCAGAGCTACTGGAGCTAAAAGCCAACCCTAACAAACGTGCCGTAGGTACGGTTATCGAGGCCGCTTTAGATAAAGGCCGTGGTATCGTTACTACAATATTAGTGCAGGCGGGCCGCCTTAAAGTAGGCGATCCGATACTTGCCGGTTGCTACAGCGGGCGCGTAAAAGCGTTGACCAACGAACGGGGCCAGCGGGTTGAATCTGCAGGGCCATCAACACCGGTACAGGTATTGGGTATGCAGGGCGCACCTACCGCTGGCGATAAGTTCAACGTGTTGGATACCGAGCCTGAAGCACGCGAAATTGCTAACAAACGTTTACAATTACAGCGCGAACAAGGGTTACGTACACAAAAACACATTACACTTGATGAAATTGGCCGTCGTTTAGCGGTTGGTAACTTCAAGGAACTTAACATTATTGTTAAGGGTGACGTGGATGGTTCTATCGAAGCGTTATCCGATTCGTTGTTGAAGCTTTCTACCGAGCAAATACAGGTTAACATCATATCCAAAGCCGTAGGCCAGATATCAGAATCTGACGTGTTGCTGGCTTCAGCATCAGATGCTATCATCATCGGTTTCCAGGTACGTCCATCAGGAAGTGCGCGGAAGCTGGCTGAGGCCGAGCAAATAGATATCAGGCTTTACTCAATCATCTATGACGCTATCAACGAGATAAAGGCCGCGATGGAAGGTATGCTTGCACCAACTTTTGAAGAGAAGATTGTTGCTAACGTAGAGATACGCGAAACCTTTAAGATCAGCAAAGTGGGTACTATTGCAGGTTGTATGGTGCTTGATGGTAAGATTAACCGTAACAGCAAGATACGTATCATTCGCGATGGCGTAGTTATACACACTGGCGAACTGGCATCACTTAAACGTTTCAAAGACGATGTTAAAGAAGTTGCCACAGGTTACGAGTGCGGTTTAAATATTGCAAACTACAACAACATCGAAGTTGGTGATATAGTAGAAGCATACGAAAACGTAGAGGTGAAACGTAAATTGTAA
- the nusA gene encoding transcription termination factor NusA produces MSNINLIDSFQEFKDFKNIDRPTMMSVLEDVFRSMIRKKYGTDENCDVIVNTDNGDLEIWRTRVVVEDGFSEDDDLEIELAEAKTIDADLEVGDEQIEQITLESFGRRAILAARQTLVSKILELEKDEIFKKYKDRVGEIVTGEVYQVWKKETLVLDDEGNELLLPKTEQIPADYFKKGDSVRAIISKVDMLNSNPKIIISRTAPEFLQRLFEMEVPEIFDGLITIKKIVREPGERAKVAVESYDDRIDPVGACVGMKGSRIHGIVRELKNENIDVINFTNNIQLYIQRALSPAKITSIKLDDEKKTAAVYLKPDQVSLAIGRGGHNIKLAGKLTGYEIDVYREADEHDEDVDIEEFSDEIDSWIIDEFKRIGLDTAKSVLALSVGELVKRTDLEEETIKDVLSILQAEFE; encoded by the coding sequence ATGAGCAATATTAATTTAATTGATTCTTTTCAGGAATTTAAAGATTTCAAGAACATTGACCGCCCAACCATGATGAGCGTTCTGGAAGACGTTTTCAGGAGTATGATCAGGAAAAAGTATGGAACGGACGAAAACTGTGACGTAATAGTAAACACAGATAACGGTGACTTAGAGATATGGCGCACACGTGTTGTGGTTGAGGATGGCTTTAGTGAGGATGACGACCTGGAGATAGAATTGGCCGAGGCTAAAACAATTGATGCTGATCTTGAAGTCGGAGATGAACAAATTGAGCAGATAACCCTGGAAAGCTTTGGCCGCCGTGCAATACTTGCTGCGCGTCAAACTTTGGTATCTAAAATATTGGAACTGGAGAAAGACGAGATCTTTAAAAAATATAAAGACCGCGTTGGCGAAATTGTTACCGGCGAGGTTTACCAGGTTTGGAAAAAAGAGACCCTGGTGCTTGATGATGAAGGTAACGAGCTTTTATTGCCAAAAACCGAACAGATACCTGCCGATTATTTCAAAAAAGGGGATAGCGTTAGGGCGATTATCAGCAAGGTTGATATGCTGAACAGTAACCCTAAAATTATTATTTCGCGCACGGCTCCCGAGTTTTTACAGCGTTTGTTCGAGATGGAAGTTCCTGAGATATTTGACGGGCTGATAACTATCAAGAAAATAGTTCGCGAACCGGGCGAAAGGGCAAAAGTGGCCGTAGAATCGTACGATGACCGTATCGATCCGGTTGGCGCCTGCGTAGGTATGAAAGGGTCGCGTATCCATGGTATCGTTCGCGAATTGAAGAACGAGAACATCGACGTGATAAACTTTACGAACAATATTCAGTTGTATATACAGCGCGCCTTATCACCGGCCAAGATCACATCTATCAAATTAGATGATGAGAAAAAAACGGCAGCGGTTTACTTAAAGCCCGATCAGGTATCGTTAGCTATAGGCAGGGGCGGCCATAACATTAAACTGGCCGGTAAATTAACAGGTTATGAAATTGATGTTTACCGCGAAGCCGACGAGCACGATGAGGACGTGGATATCGAAGAGTTCTCGGATGAGATCGATAGCTGGATAATTGACGAGTTTAAACGTATTGGCCTTGATACTGCTAAATCTGTACTGGCATTATCAGTAGGCGAACTGGTTAAACGCACTGATCTGGAAGAAGAAACAATAAAAGATGTTTTATCAATTTTGCAGGCAGAATTTGAATAA